A stretch of DNA from Oenanthe melanoleuca isolate GR-GAL-2019-014 unplaced genomic scaffold, OMel1.0 S001, whole genome shotgun sequence:
aggtccctcagcttctccacacAGGCCCAAAGCCCATTCtgccagtcctgcagagcctctccagcccctcctcactgcccagaacagggagccccacacccagacacaccagcccagatgtgtccccctggcctgtggtgcctctggcaagggaACAGCacaaggcactgcaggagcctgcagacaattcctgaagcacttgTAGGATGATCCTGCTCCCCAAGGGACATTCCCATCGTGCCAGCTcaggaaatgaaatgggaagtggagagagagagaaaagagcaaaCAAGGATGGGCTGTTTGCAGGGGAGGGAAGATGGGGAtgagcaagaggaagaaatttctttcaGGAAGAGTAAAGAGAGCAAAGGTGAAGCAAAGGAAATGCCTGGGGCAATTTGGGGttgccaggcagccctgctctgcgCAACAacatctgcagtgggacaggaaacTCACAGATCATGGGAACAAACTTTCAGGCTGACTGCAGAGGCCACGacaaacctgagtggtttccctcccatccccagcccttgctggccccaggggctgatggcatttgtgctcactcagctccatctccccacagcagcaccatgggggtgctgacgcctgctctgtgcagtgcaaacaggggctcctgagccagtgctgccatgtctgtgcctgcaaggatgcgGCACCTgtgggggagaggccagggctgcagaggggggatgttgttggcaggtgcatgaggatgctctgggacgctgccctgggctgtccagcgcagtggggatggatcagcccctgctctgctgctccttgccagggtctcccccttgcagggcccttgcagagcaccagccatactgtttgcccccagcctgcccacggccagcctgaggctgctcacgggggttttctctgctcagcattggcctggccaagtgttgtggagagagcctggccaaggagcctggagcccccatggcctgtccctgctgcagccccggcactgccacccccagggcagtggagccatgcagtgtcacaatcatcacagaatcacagaatcacccaggctggaaaagacctctgagtGCATCAAGTCCAAGTTGTGACTcaacaccaccttgtcacccagctctcaggccctgcagcaacacaagtggcaggagggcagcggggcagtggcatgggagcagcactggcaacaccaagtgctgctgctgctgggcacagctggtgtgccagcactgatctgccccagctctgcacacggacattgctgctgcagctccagagaaggtAACAAAAGGGGCATCTCTGGCAAAAACTTTGCTTTGATAGATGTCTTTTATTTCATATAAAGTCACCAAGTACGCAGCTCCTCATTGACAGAATCTGTGGGTCACAGGGAATGTGGAGACAAATCAAATGTGCAATGGCACAAATAATAACATTGCTTTATGgacaatatgaaaaaaaaaagcataaaagaaTCCCACAACCAAACCAACAAGAAGTATGAAAGATGACTTTTATTACTGGTGATTTACAGAAATTTGCCAGCAATCTAATGCCCCTGAAAGCATCGATTCATCAGTCTCCACACTGCagccttgagctcctggttcctcaggctgtagatgagggggttcagggctggaggcaccactgagtacagaactgacaatGCCAAATCCAGGGATAGAGAGGACATGGAGGGCGGTTTCAGGTTGGCAAATGTAGCTGTAATGACAAAAagggagaccacagccaggtgaggaaggcaggtggaaaaggctttgtgccgtccctgctcagaggggatcctcagcacggccctgaagatctgcacataggagaaaagAATGAATACGAAACAACCAAATACCAAACAAGCACTAACAGCAATGAGCCCAAGTTCCCTGAGGTTGGAGTGTGAGCAGGAAAGCTTGAGGATGTGTGgtatttcacagaagaactggcccagggcattgcccttacacaggggcagggaaaatgtattggctgtgtgcagcagtgaatAGAGAAaggcactggcccaggcagctgctgccatgtgggcacaagctctgctgcccaggagggtcctgtagtgcaggggtttgcagatggacacgtagcggtcgtagcacatgatggtcaggagggCAAATTCTGCTGCaatgaaaaaggcaaagaaaaacacctgtgcagcacatcctgagtaggagatgtccctggtgtcccagagggaattgtgcatggctttgggcacagtggtgcagatgcagcccaggtcagtgagggccaggttgagcaggaagaagaacatgggggtgtgcaggtggtggccgcaggctacggcgctgatgatgaggccgttgcccaggagggcagccagggagatgcccaggaagaggcagaagtgcaggagctgcagctgccgcgtgtctgccaatggcagcaggaggaagtggctgatggagctgctgttggacatttgctgtGTCTTGGCATTGGGTACTGCTGTGGGGAAAAGGACACTGAAGAGTTAGATACCTGTAACCAAAATCAAAGCTATTTCCCATACACCCTTCCCTGAACACCCTTTTGTGTTTAAGACTTCTGATGTTTTCTTTATAAGCTCTCCCTGTGTCTCTCTTGGTATTCTTGGATATCAAAACCTCTGCATTTTTCCTATGCTGAGGGAAAACAGAGCAAAATCTGTGAGGCAAAGTGGTGAGTGGAAAGTAAAGGGAGATGGTCTGTTATTCTGACCTTTTCATAGTTTCTATGGGTTTTATC
This window harbors:
- the LOC130265992 gene encoding olfactory receptor 14I1-like encodes the protein MSNSSSISHFLLLPLADTRQLQLLHFCLFLGISLAALLGNGLIISAVACGHHLHTPMFFFLLNLALTDLGCICTTVPKAMHNSLWDTRDISYSGCAAQVFFFAFFIAAEFALLTIMCYDRYVSICKPLHYRTLLGSRACAHMAAAAWASAFLYSLLHTANTFSLPLCKGNALGQFFCEIPHILKLSCSHSNLRELGLIAVSACLVFGCFVFILFSYVQIFRAVLRIPSEQGRHKAFSTCLPHLAVVSLFVITATFANLKPPSMSSLSLDLALSVLYSVVPPALNPLIYSLRNQELKAAVWRLMNRCFQGH